One region of Chitinispirillum alkaliphilum genomic DNA includes:
- a CDS encoding Exodeoxyribonuclease V alpha chain — translation MNTTSFKADQATNHHRLDNEIPLRLYEVVEKYLLCTGQIGAFQIRQARILSRSVKDKNLIADMRVILLLNLVSLNRGAPRATRDYLLAPFLKENLERSISLYSEENPDAELHWCSVAGDPDTLTYLDYLISTVYRDPSLYSPLAGEYPNDDKNTVILQHTTPLLIVDRERKLMGFSRYYCAAISLQDSLEKRLSLTLEKMPDQARAAEIMNTVFDTRSILPTGQMFHYRQAAAAALALRTPFLIVSGAPGTGKTRVVIQILRVLLYAYEDIMPDRVVLCAPTGRAKARLGESIRDDIRRIAECNSGTRDAGLRNLQCKTLHSLLGIYGDGKQRYNRHNPLPYQVIIVDEASMVDLHLFSSLMEAASDDCHIILAGDMHQLPSVHAGAVLGDLTSVFSKSPSHPTLTKECLGWVEKITGDCILEGDDKASRESLVMNNDTAGPLSDHTIILNHSYRSNSSIVELSRLINGGDYHGTRDFLLSSEHGEVSLMTCKKNEYIQEWVENWYCDWIKGLQNLRTLPLSFFSGNENSRDSQHHSLIKNTTGVLEASRILTLANHGPTGRKAINHLAENILVKKLGKKTGRFFHGQQIMLSHNIHDLSLFNGDMGIVVEAPNGVLYALFCRAESYSVFPLSRLTGIEPAFAMTVHKSQGSEFKDVLLVLPESETPLLTRQVIYTGITRAKNRIVVHGTEEMLRLAIERREDRPGGVEI, via the coding sequence ATGAATACAACTTCCTTTAAAGCCGATCAGGCCACTAATCACCACAGACTCGACAACGAAATCCCTCTCCGTCTTTACGAGGTCGTTGAGAAGTACCTATTATGCACAGGGCAGATCGGAGCATTTCAAATAAGACAGGCTCGTATACTCAGCCGCTCTGTAAAAGATAAAAATCTTATTGCAGACATGAGAGTCATTTTGCTTCTCAATCTTGTTTCTCTTAACAGAGGTGCTCCACGTGCCACAAGGGATTATCTGCTTGCCCCGTTCTTAAAAGAAAATCTTGAGCGTAGTATAAGTTTATATTCAGAGGAAAATCCTGATGCAGAATTACACTGGTGTTCAGTTGCAGGAGATCCGGATACTTTGACATATCTGGATTACCTGATCTCAACTGTGTATAGGGATCCTTCACTCTATTCACCTCTTGCGGGAGAATATCCAAATGATGATAAAAATACTGTTATACTTCAGCATACAACTCCGCTTCTGATAGTAGACAGGGAAAGAAAGCTTATGGGTTTCTCCCGTTACTATTGCGCCGCCATAAGTCTTCAGGATAGTCTTGAAAAGAGGTTGTCTTTAACATTAGAGAAAATGCCGGATCAGGCCCGTGCTGCAGAAATTATGAACACGGTTTTTGATACCAGGTCTATTCTTCCGACCGGACAAATGTTTCATTACAGGCAGGCTGCCGCTGCAGCTCTGGCATTACGTACACCGTTTCTCATTGTGTCTGGAGCCCCCGGGACAGGCAAAACACGCGTGGTGATACAGATTCTTCGTGTTCTGCTCTATGCGTATGAAGATATTATGCCGGATCGGGTTGTGCTTTGTGCCCCTACGGGACGTGCTAAAGCAAGACTGGGAGAAAGTATCAGGGATGACATAAGGAGAATTGCAGAGTGCAATAGTGGGACACGTGATGCAGGACTGAGAAATTTGCAATGCAAAACACTGCATTCCCTTCTTGGTATTTATGGTGATGGCAAGCAGCGATATAATCGTCACAATCCTCTTCCATATCAGGTAATAATTGTGGATGAAGCGAGTATGGTTGATCTCCATCTCTTTAGCTCTCTTATGGAAGCTGCTTCTGATGATTGTCATATAATTTTAGCCGGAGATATGCATCAGCTCCCCTCTGTGCATGCCGGGGCTGTACTTGGAGATCTGACTTCAGTATTTTCAAAATCTCCTTCTCATCCAACACTTACAAAGGAGTGTCTGGGCTGGGTTGAAAAAATTACAGGTGATTGTATACTGGAAGGTGATGATAAAGCAAGTCGGGAATCTCTTGTAATGAACAACGATACAGCTGGGCCTTTGAGCGATCATACAATCATCCTGAATCATTCATACAGATCAAATTCAAGTATTGTCGAATTGAGCAGGTTAATAAATGGCGGAGACTACCATGGAACAAGGGATTTCCTCCTGTCTTCGGAGCATGGGGAGGTATCTCTAATGACCTGCAAAAAAAATGAATACATACAGGAGTGGGTTGAAAATTGGTACTGTGACTGGATCAAAGGTTTGCAGAACCTAAGAACGCTGCCACTTAGTTTCTTTTCTGGTAATGAAAATAGCAGAGACTCGCAACATCACTCTTTGATTAAGAATACAACTGGTGTGCTAGAAGCTTCTCGAATACTGACGCTCGCTAATCATGGCCCGACAGGCAGAAAGGCAATAAACCATCTTGCAGAAAATATTCTGGTAAAAAAATTAGGTAAGAAAACCGGGAGGTTTTTCCATGGCCAGCAGATTATGCTCTCCCATAATATTCATGACCTGTCACTTTTTAACGGCGATATGGGTATTGTTGTGGAAGCACCGAATGGTGTATTGTACGCATTGTTCTGCAGAGCTGAGAGCTATTCAGTTTTTCCACTTAGCAGATTAACCGGAATAGAGCCGGCATTTGCAATGACCGTCCATAAATCTCAAGGGTCGGAATTTAAGGATGTGTTGTTGGTATTGCCTGAGTCAGAAACACCGCTTTTAACCCGACAGGTAATTTATACCGGGATTACAAGGGCTAAGAACAGAATTGTTGTCCATGGAACAGAAGAAATGTTACGCCTCGCGATAGAACGGAGGGAAGATCGCCCCGGAGGTGTAGAGATTTAG
- a CDS encoding Na+ driven multidrug efflux pump: protein MVLILSTVFFIDNLLGFFDQSMEQNTINTTRDTVIIFLVFIMTKAINTVVINGVLRSGADTKFILKLDAGCQWFVGIPLGLLGAFVWQLPLKWVFALIGCEELVKIIICVARMHSRAWMRNLIDSPDVEIDPV from the coding sequence ATGGTACTGATTTTAAGTACTGTATTTTTCATAGATAACTTGCTTGGCTTTTTCGATCAAAGCATGGAGCAAAATACCATTAACACAACAAGGGATACGGTTATCATTTTCCTGGTATTTATAATGACTAAAGCAATTAATACGGTTGTCATCAATGGGGTGCTTAGAAGTGGTGCTGATACTAAGTTCATACTCAAACTGGATGCGGGTTGCCAGTGGTTTGTGGGTATACCTTTAGGACTGCTTGGAGCTTTTGTATGGCAACTGCCCTTAAAATGGGTCTTTGCCTTGATTGGATGTGAAGAACTGGTGAAAATCATAATATGTGTCGCACGCATGCATTCCCGTGCATGGATGAGAAATCTCATAGATTCGCCAGATGTTGAAATCGATCCGGTTTAA
- a CDS encoding glyoxalase: MKLNYVIIYVDNAVKATEFYEKAFGLKTKFIHESNMYAEMISGETTLAFANNEMFKMNFEMEPLKGLKNCFEIAFSTNDVKEAFERAIANGAKELKKPEQKPWGQTVAYVTDDFGTIVEICTPMGQ, translated from the coding sequence ATGAAGCTGAACTATGTGATTATTTATGTAGACAATGCTGTAAAGGCAACAGAATTTTATGAAAAGGCATTTGGTCTAAAGACAAAATTCATTCATGAATCGAATATGTATGCAGAGATGATAAGCGGTGAAACAACTCTGGCATTCGCAAACAATGAAATGTTTAAGATGAATTTTGAAATGGAACCATTGAAGGGTTTAAAAAATTGTTTTGAGATTGCGTTTTCAACAAATGATGTTAAAGAAGCTTTTGAAAGGGCAATTGCGAATGGAGCAAAAGAGCTAAAGAAACCTGAACAAAAACCTTGGGGGCAGACTGTTGCCTATGTTACTGATGATTTTGGAACAATAGTAGAGATTTGTACACCGATGGGTCAATAA
- a CDS encoding extracellular solute-binding protein, family 3 produces the protein MLDDEGNWAGITIELWEKIAAELNLCYQYVPGSLEEILNGIQQDKLQVGAAAFSITSEREHIVDFSHSFFNTGLGIAVPSRPGSAWWRTLRIFLSLQFLQILAALTILLFIIGFFIWLFEKKQNNEQFGGKHLKGIGAGLWWSAVTMTTVGYGDKTPVTVGGRIIALIWMFTGIIIISTFTAAITSTLTVAAIDYGISGPQDLYRVKTGTVYNTTSADYFSDRGMRPQLFDSVNDALIALAEGEIEALVYDEPILTYLINRQYSGKLSVLPHTFEKQQYGIALQINSPLRQEINRILLSLIESGEFNRIKRRYLGE, from the coding sequence ATGCTTGACGATGAAGGAAACTGGGCAGGTATTACCATTGAGCTTTGGGAGAAAATAGCGGCTGAGCTCAATCTTTGCTATCAGTATGTACCAGGATCCCTGGAGGAAATTTTAAATGGTATACAGCAGGATAAGCTTCAAGTCGGGGCTGCTGCATTTTCAATTACAAGTGAGCGTGAACATATTGTTGATTTTTCTCACTCCTTTTTCAACACCGGATTAGGAATAGCTGTTCCCTCCAGACCTGGCTCTGCCTGGTGGCGGACTTTACGAATATTTCTGTCCTTACAATTTTTGCAGATTCTCGCGGCCTTGACCATACTGCTTTTCATTATAGGCTTTTTTATATGGCTGTTTGAGAAAAAACAGAATAATGAACAGTTCGGAGGAAAGCACCTTAAGGGTATTGGTGCCGGTTTATGGTGGTCTGCTGTGACAATGACCACTGTTGGATATGGGGATAAGACTCCGGTTACTGTTGGGGGACGTATAATTGCCCTGATCTGGATGTTTACCGGAATAATAATTATATCCACATTTACAGCAGCAATAACATCAACTTTAACGGTAGCGGCTATAGATTACGGGATAAGCGGTCCACAGGATCTTTACAGGGTTAAAACGGGTACAGTTTACAATACGACCAGTGCAGATTACTTTTCTGACAGAGGGATGCGCCCCCAATTGTTCGATTCTGTAAATGATGCTCTTATAGCACTTGCGGAGGGTGAAATTGAAGCATTAGTATATGATGAACCGATACTAACCTATCTAATTAACCGCCAATACTCAGGGAAATTATCAGTTCTGCCACACACTTTTGAAAAACAGCAGTACGGTATCGCACTACAAATCAACAGTCCTCTTCGTCAGGAAATTAACCGAATTCTTCTAAGCCTGATTGAATCGGGTGAGTTTAACAGAATTAAAAGACGCTATCTTGGAGAATAA
- a CDS encoding NAD-dependent DNA ligase: MFLNQFCPIYITVLIEASHPQIKQTKTIREIKMSDVKKRIDELRGLIRKYDAAYYGRNESLISDREYDQLYEELVKLEKQYPQYDSPFSPTHRVGSDLTKEFPKVDHSTPMMSIDNTYSESELREWILRAERSLQDSEIHYVGELKIDGVAISLVYENGKLVRGVTRGNGVTGDDVTANVRTIRSVPLEVEYDGDFEVRGEVFMTFETFSALNSAMVENGQKPMQNPRNTAAGTLKLQDSREVAKRNLSFAAHFLLSDLHSSSHHQNLELLRSLGFPVVMHSPVLVSSDDVVEYCNRWEKERHNISFPVDGVVVKVDSFDQQRALGSTSKAPRWVIAYKYQPEQAVTEIENIEANVGRTGVVTPVARLKPVFLAGTTIRNATLHNYEEIKRLDVRIHDYVEIQKGGEIIPKVLKVIKEKRDRDIVPYQVPSQCPSCGSVLDRLEGEVALRCFNTSCPAQIQASLEHFVSRTAMDIRGLGPSLLKKLVEKRLIGNVADLYGLSVEKLVNLERMAEKSAQNIISAIEKSRHNPLDRLIHGLGIRMIGAKAAKDLAMAVEDIEELYEMPQQEIEKIEGFGTLMAQSVRVFFDRRENVELVEKLRNHGVNLTGLKGSAKAQGVFSGKTIVLTGTLKEYSREEAKRVIESKGGNVTSSVSKKTDFVLVGNEPGSKLEKANSLGVRVIDESEFKKMSDEQK, encoded by the coding sequence ATGTTTCTGAATCAATTCTGCCCCATATATATTACTGTTCTGATAGAAGCATCTCACCCTCAGATCAAACAAACAAAAACGATTCGGGAAATAAAAATGAGTGATGTAAAAAAACGTATAGATGAGCTTCGGGGCCTGATCCGCAAATATGACGCTGCATACTATGGCAGAAATGAGTCATTGATCTCTGACAGGGAATATGATCAGCTATATGAGGAGCTGGTTAAGCTGGAGAAGCAATATCCTCAATACGATTCACCGTTTTCTCCAACACACAGAGTGGGAAGTGATCTTACAAAGGAGTTCCCCAAAGTTGATCATAGCACACCCATGATGAGCATCGATAACACCTATTCAGAAAGTGAGCTCAGGGAGTGGATCCTGCGTGCTGAGAGATCTTTACAGGATAGTGAAATACATTATGTAGGGGAGCTGAAAATCGATGGAGTCGCAATATCCCTGGTTTATGAAAATGGTAAACTGGTTCGTGGTGTTACCAGAGGAAACGGAGTAACAGGTGATGATGTAACCGCAAATGTAAGGACTATAAGATCTGTGCCGCTTGAAGTGGAATATGACGGGGATTTTGAGGTGAGAGGTGAAGTTTTTATGACATTTGAGACATTTTCCGCACTAAATTCAGCAATGGTCGAAAATGGGCAGAAACCGATGCAAAACCCAAGAAATACCGCTGCCGGTACACTTAAACTTCAGGACTCCCGTGAAGTGGCAAAGAGAAATCTTAGTTTCGCTGCCCATTTTCTCTTAAGCGATCTGCATTCAAGCAGCCACCATCAGAATTTGGAGCTGCTGAGAAGTCTTGGCTTTCCGGTGGTGATGCATTCTCCGGTGCTTGTAAGCTCTGATGATGTTGTTGAGTATTGTAACAGGTGGGAAAAAGAGCGTCATAATATCTCATTCCCGGTGGATGGAGTGGTTGTGAAGGTGGATTCATTTGACCAACAGAGAGCGCTGGGTTCAACATCCAAGGCCCCAAGATGGGTTATTGCATACAAATATCAACCTGAACAGGCCGTAACTGAAATTGAAAATATAGAGGCCAATGTGGGACGCACAGGGGTTGTCACACCGGTTGCCCGTCTGAAGCCTGTTTTTCTGGCAGGGACAACGATTCGCAACGCAACCCTCCACAACTACGAAGAGATTAAGCGTCTGGATGTTCGTATACATGATTATGTTGAAATCCAAAAAGGTGGAGAAATCATACCTAAAGTTCTGAAAGTGATTAAGGAAAAACGAGACAGAGATATAGTGCCTTATCAGGTCCCCTCACAATGTCCCTCATGCGGCTCTGTCCTTGATAGACTCGAAGGTGAAGTCGCTTTGCGCTGTTTCAACACTTCCTGCCCCGCTCAGATACAGGCTTCCCTTGAGCACTTTGTCTCCCGCACCGCAATGGACATACGGGGTCTTGGACCATCTTTGCTTAAAAAACTGGTTGAAAAAAGGTTGATAGGTAATGTGGCTGATCTGTATGGGTTATCGGTGGAAAAACTTGTTAATCTGGAAAGGATGGCGGAAAAATCTGCACAGAATATTATCAGTGCAATTGAAAAATCCAGACACAATCCTCTTGACAGGTTAATTCATGGGCTTGGTATTCGTATGATAGGAGCAAAAGCTGCTAAAGATCTGGCCATGGCTGTGGAGGATATTGAAGAGCTTTATGAGATGCCACAGCAGGAAATTGAGAAAATAGAGGGCTTTGGGACTTTGATGGCACAGAGTGTCAGGGTTTTTTTTGACAGAAGAGAGAACGTGGAGTTGGTTGAAAAACTGCGTAATCATGGAGTAAACCTCACAGGCCTTAAAGGCAGTGCTAAAGCTCAGGGGGTTTTTTCAGGGAAAACAATTGTACTTACAGGAACATTAAAAGAGTATAGCAGGGAAGAAGCCAAACGGGTTATAGAGTCGAAGGGTGGAAATGTTACCTCTTCGGTGAGTAAAAAGACCGATTTTGTTCTGGTAGGAAATGAGCCGGGATCAAAATTGGAAAAAGCCAACTCTTTGGGTGTTAGGGTTATAGATGAGTCGGAATTCAAGAAAATGTCTGATGAGCAGAAGTGA